In the Mytilus trossulus isolate FHL-02 chromosome 1, PNRI_Mtr1.1.1.hap1, whole genome shotgun sequence genome, one interval contains:
- the LOC134723815 gene encoding short-chain collagen C4-like, which translates to MFKIIVALSIVCHHVQSKCKTESGCRNVALPLMDSNLEATLTANINTDKLNEQLQTYIAQEIKQGNHGFVTNVTTETLKGALGNLTRKIDTQINSLETKIVQQNTEINRLKAKDSPRGTYIRWGRTVCPGGANIVYDGTAAGKHYGDKGSGANYLCLPNNPEWNEYVDGTNGEKGHLYGVEYEISGNTPYPRSLHSEITPCVVCLASRSTVLMVPAKRTCNHGWHKEFSGYLMSYMSTSGRTPTEYICVDETLQSRGHGSSQAELYPVEAICGSLKCPPYVKGREITCVVCSK; encoded by the exons atgtttaaaataattgtcGCTTTGTCAATTGTGTGTCATCATGTGCAAAGTAAATGTAAAACAGAAAGTGGATGTCGGAACGTGGCTTTGCCTCTCATGGATAGCAATTTAGAAGCGACACTAACAGCAAACATTAACACTGATAAGTTAAACGAACAACTTCAAACTTATATAGCACAGGAAATCAAACAAGGCAACCATGGGTTTGTCACCAACGTCACCACCGAAACACTGAAAGGAGCTTTAGGAAATCTAACTAGGAAAATAGATACTCAAATTAATTCTTTGGAGACTAAGATTGTCCAGCAAAACACCGAAATCAATCGTTTAAAAGCAAAAG atAGTCCAAGGGGTACCTATATCAGGTGGGGGAGAACAGTATGCCCAGGAGGAGCGAACATTGTATACGATG GTACAGCTGCCGGGAAACATTATGGCGATAAAGGATCTGGGGCTAATTACCTGTGCTTACCAAACAATCCAGAGTGGAATGAATACGTAGATGGAACAAACGGAGAAAAAGGTCATTTGTACGGTGTGGAATACGAAATATCAGGAAACACACCGTATCCCAGAAGTTTACACAGTGAGATTACACCATGCGTGGTATGTCTTGCCTCAAGGTCTACAGTGCTTATGGTTCCGGCAAAACGTACTTGCAATCACGGCTGGCATAAGGAATTTTCAGGATACCTTATGTCTTATATGAGCACCAGCGGTAGAACTCCGACAGAATATATTTGTGTTGATGAGACTTTGCAATCACGTGGTCATGGTAGTAGCCAAGCTGAATTATATCCGGTGGAAGCTATTTGTGGAAGTTTAAAATGTCCGCCGTATGTCAAAGGGAGAGAGATTACCTGCGTTGTTTgctcaaaataa